The DNA window tagcaacacgacgggtgtcacatacGGAGCAGAATATACGTACCTTTACGGACCACCTGAGACCatcccaagtttttggtggggttcgtttcatttagtctttagttttctatgttgtgtcttgtgtactatggTGTGcatgtttgtcattttcttttttagccatgacgttctcagtttattttcgatctatgagttcgAATTGTATATGTTGCCTCTCTTTTGATGTCAACACcgttatcaaaataataattgtatttaacTTTATTCAAGTTTATTATCAGTCGATTATCGAATGAATGACAAACACAATTAGTGACAAGTTTGGAACACTGATtcttaaaagcaaaaaaaaacacactaggaactagacaaaataaaaaaatactaatatGCATTGCGACAAAATGCGTTTAAGAACGCATTGCAAGATACCAAAATACATACAatggtttattatatttattctgcCTTCGTGCAGACATATTTGTCGATAGTGACAGTTATGCATATACTCTAAAGCAAGAACAAACACATCTCTGGTGACGAAAGACAAAAGTCTTTTCAAACTTATCAATCAAAACGAACCTGctatatagtcattttaaaatttaaaagcaaacaaaacaTCGAACACAAtatacaacaaagaaaactgaaCTAAGTGATCGCAGTTGCGTCATAACAGTAAGTAAACCCTGTTCCACACGTGTTCCCCGTCTATTGCTCATGTACGACACTATTGTACCAAGCGTAATGCGATAGTGACActgatttgttataaattaaggCGACCTTATCTTCAAGTGAAGTTCTTTGATACAAGGAAACCACGTGGATACATCTCTGAGGTATATTGATGTAAATTTTTCTACATCACCACAAATTGGTCGACCAATGATATTTGTTTGCGTCTTTAGTCGCAATACACATGATATCGCAGTCTTATACTTCATTTTACATGAAGGGAGAGGGttgcaatcttataaaaataaaaaaaaataaccccgctgcatttttgaacttttcccaagtcaggagcctttgtcATTTCTTAGTCTTTTATAATggataattttgaataatttagagtttagtatgacgtctagTATCACTGCATTAGTATACATACTTGTTTATGAGTCAGTTGAAGACTGCTACGGGTGCAGGAGTTGTTTATCGTTGCAATGAAGAACCATTCGTGGCCTTTGGTTGTTGTCtcctctatggttgggttgttgtctctttgacacattccccatgtccattattatttttttaagacaaaatgaaaattgttagaTGAGCAATTTGACAATATTCCTTTCCTTTATTAGCATTTGCAAGCAATATGTAATACTTGTGTTACATGAGTTATCAGATTTTTATCCTTTGGTTTGTTATTACAATCCCTTCACTCCGACATTATCCTTCTGTTTATTTACACATGCTCGTAGACGGTAATAATCAATTACATTATAGCAATATTACAATTCAATAGTATACTCAATACAAATGGcagacttgtaaataaaaatagcaaGTAATATACCAATATTTGATGAGTTAAATATTATGACCGTTAATACAAATCTCgtttaaaataatgaatactatatatcattgaaataattgaatatcACTCAACCTAAAATCACTAAAATTGATAAGGTGTTCAAAGATCTTGAAAGGAAAGAAAGATTACAAAAAAGTTTtcgttttattttgttcaaaacgCAGGTATCATCAAAACCTATATGACAAATGTTCGTTTTCTACCCATGAATATATGAAATGCAAACTAACACTTTTATAACGCGAGAGTACTTCACGATCTGCAGTGCGTTTcttttttactgtttatttaattttcttccaAGAAAATGGCATACGAATAGAACCTATATTCATTCAATGTCGAATGCTGTAGTGCACTTCTTTTTCACTTTGAATTCAAATTTCTTCCACGAACTTCCCACACAAGCAAAACCGCAATTCATTTGATGTCAAGCGTTTGATAATAATGATATCTTAACTTTTCGAAAGCACCTGTTAGTACATCCGGTTGTTTGGTGAGATTTGTGGTAAtatgttttcataaatatttcaatgttatgtttaaaagACTGATTGCTTTTTTTCGTCGTTTtcgtttttatttgttatagcCATTACTGATTGACTATTGAGTATATTCCTGTAGATCCTTCAGCCTTCAGGTTGGAATCACTTATGTTCGTAGGTACTAATTTTCGCGAATAAAAGAACCCTGCCATGTTCGTGAATATTTGATGTTGCGCTTTATCCAATGTTTGCATACAGGTCTATAGGAAATTTGGCATTCATTgacatttcaattttgtggTTCAACTATACCCACGAAATACACGACAATTGGCATCTGACAAATGATAATGTATTCACagtaacaaaaattgaatatgttAAGGTTTCTTCATGAATATCACTTTTAAATGGACCTTTCCCGTTAAGATGACGTTTTGAACCTATTGAAGTCTTCACTGTATTCACCTTCCTCTAAAGTTGCAAGATGGCTAAATAAACACTTCAAtcaaatattacttttaaagaTGACGTTTCACTCACATGTAACTTTTAATGATGACGTTTTGAACATAATGACGTTTTCAATGTATTCATGTGCATTACATGATAATCCgtctttttcttatttgatcgaaacattttgaaattaaatatcaaaaacacTAATGGATTGGCAAAACTGTTCAATGGTGCAAATGTATACAACACATTATATATCAATCCGGCTTTTATATTGGcgtaaaactgtaaatatgcACCCACATATATTGGTGTCCAACATAATATatacactgaaaaaaaataaaaatagaaggTTAAATCCTTAAATAATTTGATTCTAGATAAGGGCGTCGTTTTTCATTGTAGAAATGtttacgaaaaaaataaaagcgaACAGATTTGACTATCCAAATGTTTAGTACACCTTTAAAGTTGAAAGATTAAATACTTGATAACAGAatcattttggtttattttgtgTTAATAACATTTGCAAATGAACATAGTATTTGTTTGCAAATGGTTACATAAggtaattgtttgttttgtatttgaacCAGCATCAGAAAAGAATCGTACACTGTTCCACATTGGATGATACAGGTTTAAAATGACACATTAAATCGAATACTGATCATATTGGATTTAAAGAATCAAGAAAGTATTTACAACTGAATCTTAAGTAATTGTGTGTCGCATGCCCAAATAAATTAGTTTAGTGTCATGTAATATTTTGTATGTAACGCTGTCATTTTAAGTAACATGGGCTGTTACCACTGTTATGTAGTTTGTGAAGTGTGAGAGAAATAAAGTATGTAACATAACTTGAATGGGTAATGCATTTAGTGTCTATTCAACCACGTGATTACCATGAAGGGATTGTTAACATATTCACTTGAAAAAGTGATCAGTTTACCTGTGTAGACGGCATAATTTATATCACACAATCAGAAATTGTACTTAATTGGAGCTGGCAATCAGTAATTTGAATCATTCTTGTGTACAGTGttatttattactttatatttgcatctctttttttgtttattatttatggagtttgtgttggtttttttaaaacGTTCTCGTTTGAACCTTTTATGACTGTTTGCTTTATTTGCACAATAATGTTGATAATATGGAATATTGTGCGAGAATCATACACGTgacaaggtttaatccatcattttgaACAGAAGAAATTAGCTGTACCAATTcatgaatattaaaattgtgttttttgcgCATTTTGCCATTACATAAAGgagttttcattttgatattagttcagtatttttgttattttattttttgttatattgataTCAAAAGATTGTATTGTACCCGCCGTATGAGCAttcgtctttttttttgtcgatGTATGTTGGGTTCTATTTGtgggtttgatttttttataggtctatcattttaaaataaacattgaaaattggAAGGTCCTACAATTACACTACAGCAATATCAAATCTTAGATGTCAATGTATAACTTACCACATACTACAACTAATAGTAGCTTTATCGTCTTGATTTTTGCATTTGAAATCACTCTATCCTTAGGAATTATTTCATCTGtagaaactataaaaatcaaaatattcagtAAATTAGAGACCGAGTTATGCACATTTCAAATCTTAATTACAAATAACTTGGCTGCCTAATTGAAACACttcaaatcatgaaatattttttttaactttttgccCCGAAACCACATTACGATGATAAATCCGATATCacttttttatcatatattaagtacaaaatacagctgttttgtatatataataaagattcgtttttccagtctgtatcacctaccctgtatcgcataccccgtatcgcatagctaaacccgtatcacataccccgtatcgcattgtataacccgtatcgcatacctgtCGTCACGTCATAATTCGAATGACGTCAAAGTTTGACCTATGACGTCCAGTTGCTGTATTTGCAATCCTTGCATATGAAAAAATGAGTTCCCACTAAAACAAATGTCCTATCATTCAACTAAAGCCGATATTTTTCCGAAAAATATTTCCCAGTAACTTTACGAGCGACTTTCATAGAAACAATAAGATGTAGAAATATCTGAAGTTCTAATTTTCGTGAAGTATGTTTTCATTACCTGATGgattaaacacaaaaattaatataaaattttattttgatttggttAGAAATACAGAGCAAACTTTTCAAGGAATATTTGTCTTGCTCTTCGTTCACCTcgtcagaaaattaaaattaaaatgatcaagaaaaataaaatcgtcaagtaaacaataaaactttaaacatgtctacatgtttgataaatattaattttagttgaaatTATAGGACAGTATCGTTATTGGATGcatttaaaacatatacatgGTTTTCAAAGTATATTGAGAATGGTATAAGGTTATATTGGACATAACGATGTGGATATTAAACAAAGAAGTAAGTCTTTAAAAAAACGTAATAAGTCGGCTGGAAAAATACAAGAAAATCATAAAGTTCTTTTCTAGCTTATAACTTCagacgatttaaaaaaaattgatatctcATGAATCTGattctattaaaatataatgataaacaaaataccaCATGACAAAATCCGTATCGCATGCTGTATCACCACTCGACCAATATCAGCCCTTGGGACATTCGGCGATTGGGACTGATATTGGTTATTCGTGGTGATACAGCAtgcgatacggattttgccatgtattattctctatttattCGATGATAAGAGTTTATATTGGATCAATTTCCCTCAAACGCAAGTCCTCTTTCAAATGGCATAGGCTCATGTACTTAGACTTTGTTTAAAGTTGCAATGTGTATCATGTGTATGGGTAAAAAATCAAGACACTTTGAAAAagattgttgttatattttaatcCCTATCATCGTCTAGGACAAACttataatatatgtatgtacCGAGCATCATAATGTCTGCATAATTATACAACAAGATATTAGATGTGAGTTTCAGAATACAGCTTTTTACCGCTCGTGCACAAAACGGCTTCATATTGAGTAGAATAACTTGTAtttaacaatacaaatctataatTATACTGTTTTATACACTTTACTAAGTTTGTGTCAATTCAACGTATTTCAGGTCATGTTTGTAAAGCCATGATATGCACTTAGATGATTTGCTGAGCAGAGTCGAACGGAAGATAGGGATTTcaataacatattttgatttactGACTTCGTCAAGGTTTGTGGATGAATAATATCGAACAATTTGCTTGTGATagtaaaaatgtttgttatactATTACGTATGAAAGTAAGTGTACTCTGTGAATCAACAAATTAGAATGATAAATCAATTAAAGATAACTATTTACCTGTATCGCTTCTGTTTGCCGGAATAAATCCACATGTTTCCCGTCTTCGGATTGTAATTATTATACCAGCATGACAAATGACGTTAATAATGACTGGAATTATTATCATAAGTGTGGTATCAATATAAAGCATTgcctgaaaaataaatgaaatcctTCAGATATATGCCAAATAGTTCAAATACGCTATATATACGTAAACGAAtcttaaagataaatataattcaGCAAAAGGTAAAAAGTTGCAGTTGCATTGCAACTACGGTAGTCTATCTTTGCTTTTATCCACttaatttgaactttggtggataacttttcttttatttgcttatacatagttttttgtttttctttcatatacATGCAAATAGACATTACAtactttttaattcatttcatgTCGCTCTATAGTTTTGGTATATGGTAAAGATTATATTTGCATTGTCTGGACCAGACACAAATTccagtttatttcaaatatccAGCCGGAGGAAATTAAGTATCGTCTTTCGgaaatttaaaattgtgttaAGATTTCATTTAAGCAAaggtaaaaaaacaataaaaaaaattgcataaaGTAAAAAAGAATAAGGTTTTCTTCTTTGCAAGAAGAAGCTTTCAACATTTGCAAGAAATGGAGAAGATTATGAGGttctaacaaaacaatttgtaaaatgcaaTGACCTGCCTCAAAGTAACCACATAGTCAGTTCACAAAAGACAACAACTAACAGattaaatgcaattaaaacaacTCGATTCCAATCagtcatgtttttctcttaaACTTACCTCCCTGTATGGAATAAAATGAACACAAAATGTCTTCTCCCTCTTCCCGAAGTCAGTGTGAACAACGTACTGCACAGCAAGAACTGATCCAGTAATCCATGCTATTGATACCAAACCAAATCGATACTTTTGTCCTTTAGAGGCTGCAGATAAAGGTCTCACAATAACGTATAGTCTATCTATAGACATTACAACTATTGCATATATAGATACATAGGCTGACCACTGTGAGAAAAATGCGTACACTATATAGCAAACATATTTATTCCAAGGAACTCCAAATTTGTTGAAAACCAACTCCGGGAAAACGTAAAAGAGTCCAAGACAGAGatctacaaatacaaaattgtttcaattaaaaaaatatatgtcaaaagCTTTGCAGGGAAGATTGATATTGACTATGGATTTCATTTTTCTCTAGACGATAAACAGCTAGCATCATCATCCTTCTTTTTATAGTATATTTTAACAGTGCACAATGTCAATTATAGCGAATGACATGAATGACGTCTATCAACCAAATTAGTCAAGAATGTAGTTATTAATATTCTGTGATTCGAATACgttgtatatttataagttGAACTAGGTTTTAGAAACGGCGCGTACTCTTGAATATGTCCTCTCTTTCacttgtcattatttttttaaattggtaagTGATGTATAGTATCTTTCAGATGAGTACAGGTCTTACAAACCGATGCAAACAGAGTGGTACTTTTAATGGTATCATAGCTGGTTTTATAGTTTACACGCACTTTTCGCCAATGTCAAAGGTTAAAAAAGAATTGAGAGCTCAAATTAATGTTTAGCCCTTTCATACTTTAAACACTTGCCAATGCTTTGTTGTCGTAAGTGTCTGATATAATTGGTTTACAAGTAATGTTATAAAGTTGAACTATTGTaacataaactgacaatgccataaTTTACGATATATATATTCTCTTTAGTATCCGACAATGTACCACTTTTGATGTTCCCTAttagtttttgtaaaattgacattttttttaaataaggtgCGGaaattatctttgtttcaaataaacaaGTACATAGCATGAGTTTCGTTTGATTCTGCCTTGTTCTACAGAAAGAAATAATCACATAGCATATTATTTAATATctaaaaacaaatcatgatTGGAAGTTTACCAATCAAATGATCAGCACTTTTAACATGTGTACAAGCTTTGGTAATCCAGTAATCTGAAGGTTTCGAAATATACCTTAACACCCTTCACCCTTTCCCCCAAAAAAGTTGCTTTGAAATACCAAAGATGTATGCGTATGACCCAGACATGTATTACTGCAATGActtttagatttgtttttaccTAAAACTTTCAAGTTAAGGgtaatattttaattgacttttttttaaagcaactgAATGTGACGTATTAGAAGTTGGTGGTATTACACTTCAAACGGTGAACTGTGGCTAACAACGTTTCCATATGATTTTTGTCATTGAAATCATACCCCTTTCTTTATTGTATTTACCCTTAATTCAACTTGACATTTTATGATATGATGCAGgtatttttggaaaatgaaatGGTGGATCGATTGAAATGAATGCTTTTAAATGTTATCTGATACCATATTATTATGACAATTTGTACCAGTAATAGTTGAAACTAGAATTCAAGCGATAATTGAATATCAATGGTTACATTTCATCAATATCTTTAAACAAATACACCAATTATAAAAACAACGGATCATTAAGAACCGTATAAACTGCAAAAAGATCTAAAGCATTACTAATTGTTTGAATTAATCAATAACCGCAAAATTGATACAAAGAAACTTAAAGACGAAAAGTTCTTGACACGAAATACTGCCATTCACATTTAAACATATAGCGACGTAACTTCACTAGAAATCAACAAATGgcctttataaataaataaaatgtaaagcaTGCTTTTATAACTATGAAgagatataaatttaaatatccaTACATTTTCTGAAATCTTATCCTAAAATATTCGATTCTTCCGGAGTAAGTGAGATCACACCCATTTTTTGGAGGTTTTCGTGATGATTAgtcttgatttttcatttgtgttttgTGATTCTGTGTTTAATTTGGTTTTCAATGTCTTCGATTGTCTCTATAGTGTCGTTTGACTCCTGAGTACACaactaaaacaaacaaactcaCAACAGACCTCCGAGAGCAGATCTTGCGCAACATGTTTCATCCGTCGACTGGTAATTGATGAGCTCATAAGGCATCATTTGGAAAAGGAGCACAAAATAATAGTTATACCTGATATTGCAAGATTTGTAACAAAAAATCCCATTCTCGTCTTCTTCTTCCGTGTTAGTAACAACACGATAACAAGTGCATTGAATGCTATTATACCAAGGAAAATCAGAAATGATATCCATTTTAAAATCACCTACAACACAAAATAGAATTATAGTGTTTACCG is part of the Mytilus trossulus isolate FHL-02 chromosome 13, PNRI_Mtr1.1.1.hap1, whole genome shotgun sequence genome and encodes:
- the LOC134695063 gene encoding cardioacceleratory peptide receptor-like, which produces MGFFVTNLAISDLCLGLFYVFPELVFNKFGVPWNKYVCYIVYAFFSQWSAYVSIYAIVVMSIDRLYVIVRPLSAASKGQKYRFGLVSIAWITGSVLAVQYVVHTDFGKREKTFCVHFIPYREAMLYIDTTLMIIIPVIINVICHAGIIITIRRRETCGFIPANRSDTVSTDEIIPKDRVISNAKIKTIKLLLVVVCVYILCWTPIYVGAYLQFYANIKAGLIYNVLYTFAPLNSFANPLVFLIFNFKMFRSNKKKTDYHVMHMNTLKTSLCSKRHH